The Acinonyx jubatus isolate Ajub_Pintada_27869175 chromosome A2, VMU_Ajub_asm_v1.0, whole genome shotgun sequence genomic sequence tgtctccatctctgtatcttatttttgcttacattttcctatgatcatctgttttgtttcttaaacgcCACGtaggagtgaaattatatgatatttgcctttttctgattgaccagatttgcttagcataatacactctagttccatccatgttgcaaatggcaagatttgattcttatggatcactgagtaatattccagtgtgtgtgtgtgtgtgtgtgtgtgtgtgtaccacttcttccttatcagttcatcagtcaatggacatttgggctctttccattctttgtggATTgatgatagtgctgctataaatattggagtaCACGTGACCCTTCGAATCaccactcctgtgtcccttggataaatagctagtagtgcaattgctgccccgtagggtagttctatttttattttttggtggaacctccatactgttttcagaatggctacaccggtttgcattcccaaatggagtgcaaaagggttccacttttctgcatccttgccaacatctgttgtttcctgagttgttaaattttagccattgtcacaggtgtgaggtggtaactcattgtggttttgatttatattttccttatgagagatgttgagcatcttttcatgtgtctattagccatctgaatgtttttcttggaaaagtgtctactcattTCTTTTGCCAATGCTTCACtggatggtttgtttttttgagtgttgaatttgataaattatttgtagatttttgatattaaccttttatctgatatgttatttgcaaatatcttctcccattccttcaaTTGCCTTGTAGTTttactgattatttccttcgctgtgcagaagctttttaccttgatgagatcccaaaagttcatttttgcttttatttcccttgcctctggagacatgtcaagtaagaggttgctgtggctgaggtcaaagagcttgttgcttgttttctcctctaggattttgatggaatttaggtctttcatccatttgagtttattcttgtgtatggtgtaaaaaagtggtccaggttcattcttctgtatgttgaggtccacttttcccaacaccatttgctgaagagactgtcttttttccattgggtattattccctgttttgtcaaagattagttggccatacgtttgtgggtccatttctgtgtattttattctgttccattggtcgatttgtctgttcttgtgccaataccataccgtcttgatgattacagctttgaaatacatcttgaagtccagaattgtgatgcatccagctttggttttcttttcagaattgttttggctTTTCTGGGTCCATACAGATTCTAGGATTGTCTGTTCTAGATCTGTGAAGAATCCTGGggtattttgatggagattgcattaaatatgtagattgctttgggtagtatcaatattttaacaatatttgttcttccaatccatgaacgtggaatgtttttccatttcttttgttcttcttcaatttctttcataagctttctatagttttcagtgtatagatttttcacctctttggttaggtttattcctaggtatcttggggtgttttggtgcaactgtaaatgggatcaattctttgatatctctttctgctgcttcattattggtgtatagaaatgcaacctatttctgtacatggattttaTAACCTGTGACTTGAccgaattcatgtatcagctctagccatttttttggtggagtcaggttttccatgtagagtatcatgtgatctgcaaagagtgaaagtttgacttcttccttgccaaattggatgccttttatttctttttgttgtctgaatcctgaggctaggacttcaagtACTATTGAACCATAGTGGTGAGAGTGGCATGCCTGTCATGTTCATGATCTTAAGAAAgcactccaggggcgcctgggtggcgcagtcggttaagcgtccgacttcagccaggtcacgatctcgcggtccgtgagttcgagccccgcatcaggctctgggctgatggctcagagcctggagcctgtttctgattctgtgtctccctctctctctgcccctcccccgttcatgctctgtctctctctgtcccaaaaataaataaacgttgaaaaaaaaaattaaaaaaaaaaaaagaaagcactccatttttcctcattgaggatgatattatctcTGGGACTTTCATATACGGCTTTTATGATGCTAAggcatgttccttctatccctacatccttgagtatttttatcataaagagactcttaacaatagagaacaaactgagggttgctggaagggaggtgggtgaggggatggactaaatgggtgagaGGCATTAAGAAGGGTGCTTGTGATGGGAACTGggtaagtgaagaatcactaaaCTATACTACTGAAACCaattcactatatgctaactatgtaaacttaaataaaatcttggaaagaaataaaataaaatccaacttgCCCATTGTAAGATACAGAAATGTACAGGCATCTGTGATCCAACATTTGGGAAAACATTGGGAATGTATGAGAGTGGACGAGGGAGAAACCGTATATCAGACAGATCAGAAGCTTAATAAAGTGAGTTATTGAAATGTATGGAGAAGTTGAAATCAAACAAATGGGAATTCCAAGAAATAAATAGAGGGGGCAGATTCTACTTCCACAGTCTGATCAAAGAATAGCAGTTCCTGGCTCTGATGCTTTGAGCCCTGCAATCATGGCATGTCTTCAGCCCCAGGACAATTGGCCTTTACATCACTGGAACCCCAACGATTCTTTTCAGAGCCCTCTTTATGTCTttgttcctcaggctgtagatgaaggggttcagcatgggTGTGACCACGGTGTACATCACCGAGGCTGTGGCACTTGAGTGGAAGCTCTGGGTAGCAGCAGAGCTGAGGTACACTCCTAGGCTGGTACAGTAAAATAGGGAGACAACCGAGAGGTGAGACGCACAGGTGGAAAATGCCTTATATTTGCCCTGAGCTGATGAGATCCCACGTATGGAGGAAACTATCTTAGAATAAGAGCAAAGGATCCCAGCTAGGGAAGCACCACCCAACAATCCAGCTGCAAAATACATCAGCATGTCATTAAGAAAGGTATCAGAACAGGCAAGCAGGACCACCTGATTGATTTCACAGAAAAAGTGGGAGATTTCCACCTCTGTACAGAAGGACAGCCACAACATCATTAAGGTTTGTAATAAGGAGTTCAGGGTGCTCATCATCCAGGACACCAGAACAAGCAGCCCACAGTAGGTGGGTTTCATGATCAGCATGTAGTGCAAGGGTTGACAGATGGCCATGAACCGGTCATAAGCCATCACAGACAGTAGAAAGTTATCCAATCCAGcaaagagtaggaaaaaatacATCTGTGTGATGCAGCCTGCATAAGTTATGACTTTGCTCTGTGTCTGGATGTTCCAGAGCATCTTCGGGACGGTGGTGGAGGTGAAGCAGATGTCTACAAAGGACAGGTtggccaggaagaagtacatgggggtgtggaggtgggagtcAGAGCTGACGGCCAGGAGGATGAGTAGGTTCCCAAACACAGTGATCAGGTACATGGAGAGGAAAAGCACAAAAGTGAGGAGCTGCAGCTCTGGTTCCTTTGAtagtcccagaagaaaaaattctgaaacttGTGAATCATTTCCTGGCTCCATGGGCTAGAGGGGACTATCAGGGAACAAAAAATAGCATGACCGAGTTTCTCAACAATGAACAAGGCAAATATCATTggaattctataatttttatttttctttcaaaaattcaatatccatAGTTTTTTGGATAGAACTCCCCCTCTGGGGACTCCTTCATGCCAGCTCTGAATAGGAATTCACATCCCACACTTAGCTTTTTCCCCCAATACTCATGGATTCTATAGTTTTAATGAGAAATTCTGTCACCCATTTGAGGAATAACCTTGAGCACTGACTAATCTCCAGACAAAGAGTACAggtgtcaaaaaaataaaagtctataaGGTTCAGTGATAGAGACAGAGGATAAGCAAATGAAAGAGTGGATAAAATATGAGAAGGTGACaggtgctatgaagaaaaacaaagcctg encodes the following:
- the LOC106986358 gene encoding olfactory receptor 7A17-like, with the translated sequence MEPGNDSQVSEFFLLGLSKEPELQLLTFVLFLSMYLITVFGNLLILLAVSSDSHLHTPMYFFLANLSFVDICFTSTTVPKMLWNIQTQSKVITYAGCITQMYFFLLFAGLDNFLLSVMAYDRFMAICQPLHYMLIMKPTYCGLLVLVSWMMSTLNSLLQTLMMLWLSFCTEVEISHFFCEINQVVLLACSDTFLNDMLMYFAAGLLGGASLAGILCSYSKIVSSIRGISSAQGKYKAFSTCASHLSVVSLFYCTSLGVYLSSAATQSFHSSATASVMYTVVTPMLNPFIYSLRNKDIKRALKRIVGVPVM